In a single window of the Streptomyces sp. NBC_00353 genome:
- the ygfZ gene encoding CAF17-like 4Fe-4S cluster assembly/insertion protein YgfZ, with the protein MKSPLLSLPGAVPAEGRDEGVAAHYGDLFREQRALADGTGLVDLSNRGVVTVTGSDRLAWLHLLLTQHVSELAPGQATEALILTANGHIEHALYLVDDGETVWAHVEPDTQGELVAYLESMKFFYQVEVADRTEDFAVVHLPAGSIEEVPEGVVVREAPHGRDLFLPRADLEKYAAEHGPVAGILAYEALRVEGHRPRLGFETDHRTIPHELGWIGTAVHLQKGCYRGQETVARVQNLGKPPRRLVFLHLDGSDVLLPGHGTPVRLAADGPDGRQLGFITTSARHHELGPIALALVKRNVAVDAELLAGDTAAAQETVVEP; encoded by the coding sequence ATGAAGAGCCCTCTGCTGTCCCTGCCCGGCGCCGTTCCCGCCGAAGGCCGCGACGAAGGCGTCGCCGCGCACTACGGTGACCTGTTCCGCGAGCAGCGTGCCCTCGCCGACGGCACCGGCCTCGTCGACCTCTCGAACCGTGGCGTCGTCACCGTCACCGGAAGCGACCGGCTGGCCTGGCTCCACCTGCTGCTCACCCAGCACGTCAGCGAACTCGCCCCCGGACAGGCCACCGAGGCGCTGATCCTCACCGCGAACGGGCACATCGAGCACGCCCTCTACCTCGTCGACGACGGCGAGACGGTGTGGGCGCACGTCGAACCGGACACCCAGGGTGAACTGGTCGCCTATCTGGAGTCGATGAAGTTCTTCTACCAGGTCGAAGTCGCCGACCGTACCGAGGACTTCGCCGTCGTGCACCTGCCGGCCGGCTCCATCGAAGAGGTGCCGGAAGGCGTCGTCGTGCGGGAGGCGCCGCACGGCCGCGATCTGTTCCTGCCCCGTGCCGACCTGGAGAAGTACGCGGCCGAGCACGGCCCGGTGGCCGGCATCCTGGCGTACGAGGCGCTGCGCGTCGAAGGACACCGCCCCCGGCTCGGCTTCGAGACCGACCACCGCACCATCCCGCACGAGCTGGGCTGGATCGGCACCGCCGTCCACCTCCAGAAGGGCTGCTACCGCGGTCAGGAGACCGTGGCCCGGGTGCAGAACCTGGGGAAGCCGCCGCGCCGGCTGGTCTTCCTGCACCTGGACGGCAGCGATGTGCTGCTGCCCGGGCACGGCACGCCGGTGCGGCTCGCCGCGGACGGGCCGGACGGCCGCCAGCTCGGCTTCATCACCACGTCCGCCCGCCACCACGAGCTGGGCCCGATCGCCCTGGCGCTGGTCAAGCGGAACGTGGCGGTGGACGCGGAACTGCTCGCGGGGGACACCGCTGCGGCCCAGGAGACGGTCGTCGAACCGTAG
- the dtd gene encoding D-aminoacyl-tRNA deacylase, protein MRAVIQRVYGASVTVADGAGDGSGPAVVGEIVGEGLCVLVGVTHGDTVEKAAQLARKLWSVRILEGEKSCSDVNAPLLVISQFTLYGDARKGRRPTWNAAAPGEVAEPLVDEVVAQLRALGAHVETGRFGADMRVSLTNHGPFTVLVEV, encoded by the coding sequence ATGCGTGCAGTGATACAGAGGGTGTACGGCGCGAGCGTCACGGTGGCCGACGGCGCGGGCGACGGAAGCGGGCCCGCGGTGGTGGGCGAAATCGTCGGCGAGGGACTGTGTGTGCTGGTCGGAGTCACCCATGGGGACACCGTGGAGAAGGCGGCGCAGCTCGCCCGCAAGCTCTGGTCGGTCCGCATTCTGGAGGGCGAGAAGTCCTGCTCCGACGTGAATGCGCCGCTTCTGGTGATTTCGCAGTTCACTCTCTACGGGGACGCCCGGAAGGGCCGCAGGCCCACCTGGAACGCCGCGGCACCCGGCGAGGTCGCCGAACCGCTGGTCGACGAGGTGGTGGCGCAGCTGCGGGCGCTGGGGGCGCATGTGGAGACGGGCCGGTTCGGAGCGGACATGAGGGTCTCACTCACGAACCATGGCCCGTTCACCGTCCTGGTCGAGGTCTGA
- a CDS encoding RsiG family protein, with protein MSTYGARQPAGAVPVTRVTTSTGTTAGAMRPPVQRTGPGIDEGLPGQSPPELGALRLPELRNLRRDSQRDEADLSYVRRLVQGRIDILRAELARRRDPETPVVDRLSEILTDTPSRHRSSARHVTLTTPRGDEFRRLAAETLAEVELSDLDARTDEELYSAMGRLVRYERQVSRRRHQLQRTADDCSAEIARRYRDGEAQVDDLLA; from the coding sequence ATGAGTACATATGGAGCCAGGCAGCCAGCCGGTGCCGTACCGGTCACGCGTGTCACAACCAGTACCGGTACCACCGCCGGCGCCATGCGACCACCCGTGCAACGGACCGGTCCAGGCATCGACGAGGGCCTGCCGGGGCAGTCACCGCCCGAGCTGGGTGCCCTCCGGCTGCCGGAGCTGCGCAACCTGCGCCGTGACTCGCAGCGCGACGAGGCCGACCTCAGTTACGTACGCCGTCTGGTCCAGGGCCGCATCGACATCCTGCGGGCCGAGCTGGCCCGCCGCCGGGACCCCGAGACACCGGTCGTGGACCGGCTCTCCGAGATCCTCACCGACACCCCGTCCCGGCACCGTTCCTCCGCCCGGCATGTCACGCTCACCACACCGCGCGGCGACGAGTTCCGCCGGCTGGCGGCCGAGACGCTCGCCGAGGTCGAACTCTCCGACCTCGACGCCCGCACGGACGAAGAGCTGTACAGCGCGATGGGGCGGCTCGTCCGCTACGAGCGGCAGGTCTCCCGCCGCCGTCACCAGCTGCAACGTACCGCTGACGATTGCAGCGCCGAGATCGCCCGCAGGTACCGTGATGGGGAAGCACAAGTAGACGACCTGCTCGCCTGA
- a CDS encoding asparaginase, which yields MTSTPLISPASPALPAGPALPVLAEVVRSGFVEGHHRGSLVVLAADGSVERTLGDPDAPVFPRSSNKPMQAAAVLRAGLDLSGERLALAAASHSGEVFHLDLVRKMLAEHGLTPEDLQTPPDLPLDPAEAETYLAAGQVRERITMNCSGKHAAMLAVCALNGWDRATYLNPAHPLQQLIHQVVEEAAGEPVAAVGTDGCGAPLMAISLVGLARAFRSFVRAEEGTAERRVADAMRAHPEYVAGTRRPDTWLMREVPGTLSKMGAEAVQAVALPDGRALAFKITDGGGRALGPVLARALELLGVDGPVVDRIGRAPLLGGSAEVGEIRAAF from the coding sequence ATGACCTCCACACCTCTCATATCCCCGGCGTCCCCCGCGCTGCCCGCCGGCCCCGCTCTTCCCGTTCTGGCCGAGGTCGTGCGGTCCGGCTTCGTGGAGGGCCACCACCGGGGCTCCCTGGTCGTGCTGGCAGCGGACGGCAGTGTGGAGCGGACCCTCGGAGACCCGGACGCGCCGGTCTTCCCCCGCTCCTCCAACAAGCCGATGCAGGCCGCCGCCGTGCTGCGGGCCGGGCTCGACCTCTCCGGGGAGCGGCTGGCGCTGGCCGCCGCGAGCCACTCGGGCGAGGTGTTCCACCTCGACCTCGTACGCAAGATGCTGGCCGAGCACGGACTGACGCCCGAGGATCTGCAGACCCCGCCCGATCTGCCGCTGGACCCGGCAGAGGCGGAGACGTATCTCGCCGCAGGCCAGGTCCGCGAGCGGATCACCATGAACTGCTCCGGCAAGCACGCCGCCATGCTCGCGGTGTGCGCACTCAACGGCTGGGACCGGGCGACCTATCTGAACCCGGCGCACCCGCTCCAGCAGCTGATCCACCAGGTGGTCGAGGAGGCGGCGGGCGAACCTGTCGCGGCGGTCGGTACGGACGGCTGCGGGGCGCCGCTGATGGCGATCAGCCTGGTGGGTCTGGCGCGGGCGTTCCGCTCGTTCGTGCGGGCGGAGGAGGGCACCGCGGAGCGCCGGGTGGCGGACGCGATGCGCGCCCACCCCGAGTACGTCGCGGGCACCCGGCGGCCCGACACCTGGCTGATGCGCGAGGTGCCGGGCACGCTCTCCAAGATGGGGGCGGAGGCGGTCCAGGCGGTGGCGCTGCCGGACGGCCGGGCGCTGGCATTCAAGATCACCGACGGCGGGGGCCGGGCACTCGGTCCGGTGCTGGCCAGGGCGCTGGAACTGCTCGGCGTCGACGGCCCGGTCGTGGACCGGATCGGACGGGCGCCGCTGCTGGGCGGCAGCGCGGAGGTGGGCGAGATCCGGGCGGCTTTCTGA